A window of the Petrotoga mexicana DSM 14811 genome harbors these coding sequences:
- a CDS encoding VOC family protein, with product MDFNFDHLAITVSDLEKSVGFYRDILGFRVLGKLVQDNGNFVIVYLDMGDKILELFNFTEKGKYLTTQNDKDMGIKHFAFKVKSVDQTFKYLREKGVEFTMEPTNAEGGVRIAFFKDPDNILIEIIEGELNLETY from the coding sequence ATGGATTTTAATTTCGATCATTTAGCAATCACAGTTTCCGATTTGGAAAAATCTGTTGGATTTTACAGAGATATTCTTGGTTTTAGAGTTTTAGGAAAGCTTGTTCAAGACAATGGGAATTTCGTAATTGTTTATCTTGATATGGGAGATAAAATACTTGAATTATTCAACTTTACAGAAAAAGGAAAATATCTAACAACTCAAAACGATAAAGACATGGGCATAAAACACTTTGCTTTTAAAGTAAAAAGTGTCGATCAAACCTTTAAATATCTAAGGGAAAAAGGTGTAGAATTCACAATGGAACCTACCAATGCTGAAGGTGGTGTAAGAATTGCCTTTTTCAAAGACCCTGATAACATTCTAATAGAGATAATTGAGGGAGAACTTAATTTAGAAACATATTAA